The Helianthus annuus cultivar XRQ/B chromosome 16, HanXRQr2.0-SUNRISE, whole genome shotgun sequence genome includes a window with the following:
- the LOC110920189 gene encoding uncharacterized protein LOC110920189 — MEKALERYGVTHQLSTAYHPQTSGQVENANRRVKRILEKTVGKSRKDWSDKLDDALWAFRTAYKTSLGTTPFMIVYGIACHLPVELEHRALWALKTVNLDLTEAARKRFFQIHELEALRDAAYERS; from the coding sequence ATGGAAAAGGCATTGGAGCGATATGGGGTTACGCACCAGTTGTCcaccgcatatcatccacaaacaagtGGTCAAGTTGAGAACGCAAATCGAAGAGTGAAGAGAATCTTGGAAAAGACGGTGGGGAAGAgccgcaaggattggtcggataagctAGATGATGCATTGTGGGCGTTTCGTACCGCCTACAAGACGTCGTTAGGTACGACTCCTTTTATGATAGTGTATGGAATAGCGTGCCATTTACCGGTAGAATTAGAGCACCGGGCTCTTTGGGCACTTAAAACCGTGAACTTGGATCTCACCGAGGCCGCTAGGAAAAGGTTCTTTCAAATCCATGAGTTGGAAGCTCTTCGTGATGCCGCATACGAACGTTCATGA